The genomic stretch AATATTGAAATTGGTGGGAGGAGAAGTTTtaagtactttaatatgtggggtaAAGCTGAAACTTTTATTAGTGAAGTAGCTACTGTTTGGGGTAGGTCTTACAGTGGGACTAAAATGTTTTGCCTCATTAAGAAATTGAAAGCTTTAAAACCAGTGCTCAAGGGTTTGAACAGGTCCTGTTTCTCTGATATTGAGAATAGCACCAGTATAGCAAGTACTTTGTTGGAAAACCTTCAGAAACGGATTGTGGATGAGCCTGGAAATTTGGAGATTATTCAACAGGAAATGGAACTGGCCACTGAATTAAAGGAACTTATCTCAGCTAGGGATAGCTTCTTGACTCAGAAAGCTAAAATTCAGTGGTCCATAGAAGGTGACCTGAATACTTCTTATTTCTATCAAGCTATCAGAAAGAGGATAATGATGAATAAAGTTTTGCAGATAGAGGATATGCATGGAAAGTTATGTGTGTTGGGTGATGATATCCAGAGTGCTTTCTTATCTTATTATCAGGATCTGTTGGGTACTAATACTGCCACTGAACCGGTTAGTATGTTTGTGGTTAGAAGGGGTTCATGCTGTACAGCTGAACACTGGAATATCTTGAATAGGCCAGTTACAGTTGAGGAAATCAAACAGAGTATTTTTAGCATACCCAAGAGTAAATCACCAGGGCCTGATGGCTTTAATAGCCAATTTTATAGGGATGCTTGGGATATTGTGGGTGAGGAGGTCTGTGTAGCTATTGCTGATTTCTTCTCAACTGGAAAGCTTTTGAATCAGATTAATTCTACTGTGATCACATTGATCCCTAAGGTAGATAGACCAACAAGTGTTAAGCACTTCAGGCCAATTTCTTGCTGCAATGTGATTTACAAGTCAATTTCTAAGATTCTTTGTTCTAGACTTGCCTTAATTTTGCCAGATATCATTAGTAAAAACCAAGGTGCCTTTGTTAAAGGGAGGAGTATACTTGAAAATATTCTTATTTGTCAGGACCTTGTGAGACTTTATTCTAGAGGAATGGCTTCTCCTAGGTGCATGTTCAAACTAGACTTGCAAAAAGTCTATGATACTATTGAATGGCCTTTTGTGGATCAGATGTTGGAGGCCTTAAACTTCCCTATTAAGTTTAGGACTATGGTGATGACTTGCATTTCTACTACTTCTTATTCTCTTAATCTTAATTGGGCAAGCTTTGGATATTTTAAAGGAAGAAGAGGGTTGAGACAAGGAGGCCCTATGTCTCCTCTTGTCTTTTGTATTTGCATGGAATATCTCTCTAGGGTTCTGATGTATGCAACTGATAAGTGGTTTTTCCGATACCACCCACTCTGTAAGAGCCTCAAGCTGACCCACTTGCTATTTGCTGATGATTTATTGATGTTTTCAAAGGAGAGGTTCAATCAATTATGCTGCTGCTAAGGGCTTTGGCTACATTTTCTGCTACTTCAGGACTTAGGGTTAATGTAGCTAAGTCTGAGGTAGTGTTTAATGGTGTTACATCAGGTCTGGAGCAGGATATTACTGAGATTTCTGGTTTCACTGAAGGTAAGCTCCCTTTTAAATACTTGGGTGTTCCTATCCAGGCTGGGAGACTAACTAGGGATGACTGCAATGTGCTGATTGAGAAGATTGTTTCAAGGGTCAGGAGTATTGGTGCCAGGAAATTGAGTTATGCAGGGAGGCTGGTTTTGATTAACTCAGTTTTTAATACTTTACATAACTACTGGTGTTCTATTTTTTTGATCCCCAAAGGAGTGATTAAGAGGATTGAGGCAATCTGTCGGAATTATTTATGGAATGGGGACACTGAATACCACAGATCTCTTCTTGTGGCCTGGCATGATGTTTGTTGCAGCAAAAAAGAGAGGGGATTGGGAATCAAAGAAGCTGGGGTGTGGAATGTGTCCACTGTTGGCAAGTTAGTTAATTGGATATACACAAAAGCAGACAGACTTTGGGTTTTATGGATAGaccatgtgtatatgaaaggCCTTGATTGGGAAAATTATCACCCTCCTCAAGATTCCAACTGGAATTGGAGGAATATTTGCAAGGTTCGTGGACTTCTCTCAGGTGGTTTTCAAGGTAATCAATGGGTAGCTGACCCTAAGGGCTACTCTATAAGCTCTGGGTACCAATGGTTGCAGGGTTCACACCCCTCTGTACCTTGGTACAAGGATGTATGGAATGATTGGAATGTTCCCAAACAGGCTTTCATTGCTTGGTTGATTTGCAGACAAGCTTTGAATACAAGAGTTAAATTGTCTCAGTTGGGAGTTGCTGCTAATGATAACTGTGTTCTGTGTGAAGGGGGACCTGAAACTCATTGTCATTTATTTGCTAATTGTGCCTATAGTCAGCAAATTCTTACAGGCTTAGAAAATTGGCTTCAAAAGAAGCTACTAATCAGTACAGGTAATTGTTCAAAATTGCAGACTCAAGTGGTCAGCCTTACCAGAACGATATACTAGTATACTATTTGGATGGAAAGGAACCAGTGCAGACTGGAACTCAAGCTCAAGTGCCCTGCTCAGGTGATCAGACTAATACAGCAGCAGGTCCAGGGAAGAGTTAAGCAGAAACTGAAGGAGATTGTGCAATCAAGAGACAGACAGTGGCTAACTAGCATTGACATTAGTGTTTAGTGTAGATGTTATGTAATGGTCTTATTGATGCGGAATTTGGACAATGTTGTAATGTTTTTctgattaattaatatatataaaagctcacatttcaccaaaaaaataaTGTTACTTAATTAGAGTTGTGATTCACTACCTcgtgaaaccgagatggtgacacccatgactaccttggccgggtaagagggggtgttacagtattaGCTTCTGAACTTGAAACTTACTCTAAGGAACTCCATAGTCACCTCCAAAAATTACTAATTACTGACGAATTAATTTGTTATAGGTGATGATTTGTTTTCTTTGATTCTAATAAGGATCTTGAATTTACACTTTCTAAAGTTCCGATTTTGCAAGTGTACTGATGGATCAAGGTGCGGCTTGAGGCGGGCTGCCCGGAGGTGGTCGAGGAGAGCGAGCATGTGGTGATAAGGTGGAGCAGAGGCGGGCTTTATGGTGGTAAATGGAGGACGAATTTGGTGGGGAAAGGAGGTGAGCAACGGTATTGGCGGTTGTTGTGGTTGCTTCTGGGTGAGAATGAGGAAGTGCAGGTAGCTCCACAATGGCTGATTCCAGACAGCTATGGATGGCTTGAATTGAGTAGTTAGTTGCCGGATGGAATGGCTGTGATGTAGGTTGAAGGATGTGATTGATGAATGAGTAGGGGTGGTATTATTCATAGAAATATATATTAAAATGGCAATGATGACCTTCTAAACAAGTAGACGGTCATCCGAGTCTATTTTAAGAAGATGGTACCTAAAGTTaggtttattttgagttaaaatGTAGTTTGTAATATTATGAGAAGACCGTCTATAGTTTGGAGTATTTACATAAAATAATCCTTTTATTTACATGGGTTTATGGTATGAAATATAGTATTAAACTGACAtgtcgcaagcttgtgacgggtagTACGTCACAAATAAAGATTTGTCTTTGAACTATTGTTTTATAAAAACATGTACAGAGTAGTTTGTGTCATTTCTATACcaaaaattcttatttaagacgagaCAAAAAAAATTTATGCATAGGGGAATGTTCGTCCTATAATTGCAAGTAGATGTaaatttgacccgttttaatcttaatcttaatATAGAAACTCTCGTATTAAGAGACACTTACTGTTTCTATACAAAGTTTCATCCTATGATTGCAAGTAGATGTaaatttgacccgttttaatcttaatcttaagATATAAACTCTCGTATTAAGAGACGCTTACTGTTTCTATACAAAATTCCGGGTACAACTACGTACGATTTTGCGTGAAGACATTCTTAGGGTAGCTATTCCCCGTGTAATAGCTTATTAGTTTTCGGGGCTTGCCCCTCatttgcaccaaaaaaaaaaatccgggTGGACGAGGGTTGAATCGGGTCATAACCACGTTATATTCTGTCTGGTTCGGGCATCGGGTTGAGCCATTTTGGTGGCAAGTGACACCATTGTGAGATAGTTGAGGAAATCGAACAAAATTGAAGTTGCTGCATGTGAAAATTTCGAAGTAAAATATGATGTTACCAACTTACCATTCATAATATGTTAACCAAGTTTCTTAATAATGCAAATGTAACATGGTCACTTGATAACCCTTCAGTCATCAAGAGCTCTAAATACTTTCATCTTGActactttctttctttctttcttgatATCacctatctatctatctatatattaTAACACAACCTTTCATGCAAAAGACACAACCATAGGACTTCTCACAGAATGAACTCCATCCAACCAAGTAATCCACCCAAATTCATACTCATTACTTCCTGTAACATTGCTTATGTGTTTCTCCTTCTTAACTCTGATGCTAAACCTCTTCTTTTGCCcactatgcttgaaaaccaaacTACTCGGCGAGATTTTAACACTGTACCCCATTGGTGGCTTTACCAAAGCAATGTATGTACTTTTTCCTTTACCGACATTGGTTACTGTCCTTTTAACAGTCACTGTTCCATTGAGCTTGGAAATGGCAACAGAAGGGTGGTTTAGGTCATTTGACTTGGGTGGATTTTTCGGACACTTGAAAGATGGGTCCAAACTTTTATACCCCATACCACATAGGTAGGTCAAGTAGTCAGTGTAGGAGGCATCATAGACGAGTCCAGGATCTGAAGCCTTTGTGGGTCGAAGATGACCTGCTCCAAACTGGAAGGGATCTGCCGGGTTGCCTTTCGAATCAGTTATTAAGGATCCTTTGTTGTTGATGAGACCGGCTGCAAGGTAAAGCAGTAACTACTAAGTTAAGTTAAAGCACAACAGTAATAATTTATTTGAATCAGCCTATCTACTAATTATCATTAAAGAGAAGATTAGAGGTTACCAGTAGTGATGAGGGCAGATCGAATGGCGGCAGATGACCAAGTAGGATAGACAGCTTTGAGGAGTGCGGCAGCAGCAGAAACATGAGGGCATGACATTGACGTTCCTGAATAGATGTTCCACTCAACACTCCTGTCATCTGATGATAATTTAGTGGGTCCATCCGCCTGTGACCATGCTGCCAATATGTTCAATCCTGGTGCTGTTATATCAGGCTGTAAAATTCCGCACGTGAATTTATGCAATTCCTAAAGGGTCTGAAATAACTACTTTGTAACAAAACATCATAAACACGACACTAGAAAAGAGGCCATGATGAATAGGTCAAGGGTAGTGAATGTACCTTGAGAATGTTGGGGTCAACGGTATTGGGTCCTCTACTAGTGAAAGAGGCCATGAATGGGGCTGGAGTTGTGTGAACCACAGTTGTTGCGGGGATAATTTTGGCCATTGGGTGTTTAGTAGACTTGATATACTTGAAGATTTGGGCAGCCTCGATTGCCCCAACAGCAGTGGCCGGAAGAACATGTGGATCTGCGACAGTTTCTTGACCGTTGGCAGGAGAATTACCGAGGATGAAACCAATACCACCTGCTCTATTCACTTCCATGCCTTTTCCAACCCTTGTGCCATTTCCCCTTAAACACAATACTACTTTCCCGCTTGCTTTCTTCGCTGACAGGCTGTTTGGAAGGCATTGCCTGCACAATTTCATATATTTAACTCAATTCTCAATCGTATTTAGCACAGTATACAATCATAATCTGTTTACCATCATTTTTTAAAATTGTCAACTAAATTAGTTATCCTCAGCAAATATGACAATGTACATTTTCTTCTTACCCAGCAAGATCTTTAGTCACATTTGGCAGAACTACATCTCCTGCATACACTAATGGATATGTGAAGTTGTCCATCTTGTAATTCGTCGTACTTTCACCCTGCACCATTTATCAAAATAAACATCAAAGGTCGAAATTTGGGTGTTAAAAAAATaaacattaattcatcattaaaatgCGCGACGTCATAAATTTTTTTaagtaataaagtttaaattcGATTACCTCAAGCGTCACTCCATTTCCCAGCACAACGGGGGAAGAAAACTTTCTATCCAAGCTACTAGCACCAACGGTAATAATCCACGGTGCTTGATTGGACAACGTACTCGGTTGGGGTCCGTCATTACCAGCACTGGCCGACACCACAATGTTCCTCTTTGTAGCATGCAATGCACCAATGGCGATCCCATCATCACTATATGGGGTGGGTACATGAGTCCCAATGGAAAGGCTCATGATGTTGACACCCTCGTGGATGGCGTCATCCATGGCCGCTAGCATGTCAGCATCAAAGCAAGTGTTCCCAACCACTTTCTCTTGGTTTGGCATGGCCCAACAGACCTTGTATATTGCCAGGTGTACTAGTGGAGCACCGCCTGAAGCGGTGCCATTTGCCAAGTCCCCAAGGAAGGACGCTGCTGGGACAGACCGGCCTCCTATAGTGGAGGACGTGTGTGTCCCATGACCGTCCTTATCCCTTGGGGACAAATAGTCTATGGATCGATTTAGTGGGCCGTACTGGCTCTCGTAGGCCTTTATGTAGTGTCGGGCTCCAATAACCTTCCTGTAGTAAGGTAATCAAGCTCAGTTTGTAAGAAAATCACATAAAtaaattcacaaattctcattatagacggacactatccgtctatacgtatagacgaatACCATTtgtcctcacaaaatacccatttgtcataaagtgtgaagcacatgggggttgccccaccttgtccccctacccattttattagaggtctttacccgtctgttcgccccacccgtctataccaagacctactGAAATAAATTAGTAACATATACGTAGTACAGGTAATATTCTTAAGGCCAATAAAACAAGATTATGTAATTACGAGGCTAATTAATTAAAAActttgagaattttttttttattaagtaAAAGTCAGTTAAATACAATAAGAAACTCAAGTAGAAATACTCagacaacaataaataataacacAACTAACAATACCCATCTACAATAGGTGGGTAGCATTATAAATCAAACCAACCCAACTAACAATGTAGTTTTAAGTTTTAACTACACCATACATGTTATCAAAATGTCATCTATTAATCTTCGTCGCATCACCTTCTGCAAGTTGCACCCTATCAAGAGCATTTTTGGCTTAATTTGTTAAAAAAAGGTTTCTATTTTTTAAGTTTAATTTCTTAAAAGTAGTTTTTTTCAATCAAAATTTAGAAGCACTCATtttagtttttctatttttatgagcAAAAAGATGGTTTTTGAGCTTTTGAAAATTACTTTTAACTTTAAATAATGAGGTGTTTGACTAAAAGATGTTTTGAAGTCTAAAAACACTTTGAAAATTTAGACTAAATACACACTTATTGCTTTCTAAATACTCCTGGTTAAAGAGCATCTGTGATGAGAGGATTATACACGGTTGTCAACAGTAAACACCTCGATTTATAccaaaaaaaaacttttcaaATACTCCCAAATTCTTGTAAGTGCACACATTGTTAAAAGCTATACCTCTTTCAATTTCTTACTAAAGGTACTTTTTCTACCACTATGATTTTCTCATTTATTTTTTCATGGTCTCCGAGACGCTACTTAGACCATGTTTTATTATACATAGGGCAATAGCAATGGTTAAAGTTCCAAACTTAATTTTTAAGTTGACACGCCAAcctaaataattaattatgaaacttTTTAATTATTCTCAATGGTAAAAGTTCCATATTTTCTATGTGGTTCCCCCTTCTCCTCTCCTTCTTCTAACATGAAAAAGTTTTTTTACTTTAGGAACCGGTTTTATATAAGAAACTTTTTATTAGGTAGAGTAATGGATAATGAGTTCCTTATAATTAAGATATGGAACTTTTTACTAGAAATATTTTAACCAAAGGTAAATAGATAATGAGAAGGCATATATAACAATATAATTTGCCACAATAACACTAAAAAATACTCGAGCTTATAATTCTAATAAGTTTGTTTTTAGTAGAAGAGTATTCTTTCCTTATTACAATATAATTTGTGTCCAATTCACACCAAACTCCCCATTTGCTTTTGGGTGGTCTTCGAGGTGATGTTTTGGCCGTAGTTTTCGTCCTTTAAACATAGaaatttttcacaaaaaaatataattttgtgAAAGATATTTCCATAACAAAACTaaatatgtaatttttatttttcaatgatttatactccctcttattcataACTAGTATTTGTGCCCGGCTTCgctcgggctacctctatttaccattaattttttttcgttaaataaaattacttaaagttgcataacccataaatttatcactaatatatttttctatgacatatcctaaaattacgatgaaataaattttgagaagaATTAACTACTCCCGCCATTAATATTTTAcacttattaatgaaacaatagcaataacatttcactacttgcctgtAACCATTGTTACTTTCAGTACTctcgtcgtaattattgttactgccgcattaatattgataatttcactaattcagtcgtaattattgttactttcactattgccgcattaatattgattatttcactactcccgttgttctttctaccactttcattaatctcgctgataatattgttacttttattattcaaatgagtgattactattatataactatattcaatgttactacaattcttttctttattgatggaattacttttactacttaggcatgcaattttaagagggttatatatttatataatcatATTTCAtgtatgcattaaatcaaatcgaaagaattatacaatattacatattatggaatctaacttgaattatttataacctacttatattatatttgtgtatgttaaataattaacatttctatacatctaataaactataaagtttaataaaattgcataaattttaaatttaatatataattttatgattacaataattaataccataagtgtgcatgtttatactaaataattattttattttaaggaaactgaccatcttctagtcttctataaatatttaggaaaattaccaagaatcttctttcttttagaaattgtccatcttaattaattattttactagttggaaagcccgtgcgttgcacggggcACCTATTAGGATTATCTGTAAAATACTCCCTCCCAATCACTATAATGTTCACATATCATATGGGCACAATACTTTAGGAAAACTATATAAAAATAAGGAAAgggttgggtggggtttggtgatagg from Silene latifolia isolate original U9 population chromosome 2, ASM4854445v1, whole genome shotgun sequence encodes the following:
- the LOC141642906 gene encoding subtilisin-like protease SBT5.6, translating into MGILSIHFCFFLCLLPFIASSSQNQVYVVYFGEHSGEKAVHEIEETHHKYIASVKETEEEARASLLYSYKHSINGFAALLTPHQASKLSEMEEVVTVFRSHPRKHRAHTTRSWEFVGLEEQIKPQLELDPKSNTLLARAKYGRNVIVGVFDSGFWPEARSYRDEEMGPIPKRWKGMCQTGDAFNSSHCNRKVIGARHYIKAYESQYGPLNRSIDYLSPRDKDGHGTHTSSTIGGRSVPAASFLGDLANGTASGGAPLVHLAIYKVCWAMPNQEKVVGNTCFDADMLAAMDDAIHEGVNIMSLSIGTHVPTPYSDDGIAIGALHATKRNIVVSASAGNDGPQPSTLSNQAPWIITVGASSLDRKFSSPVVLGNGVTLEGESTTNYKMDNFTYPLVYAGDVVLPNVTKDLAGQCLPNSLSAKKASGKVVLCLRGNGTRVGKGMEVNRAGGIGFILGNSPANGQETVADPHVLPATAVGAIEAAQIFKYIKSTKHPMAKIIPATTVVHTTPAPFMASFTSRGPNTVDPNILKPDITAPGLNILAAWSQADGPTKLSSDDRSVEWNIYSGTSMSCPHVSAAAALLKAVYPTWSSAAIRSALITTAGLINNKGSLITDSKGNPADPFQFGAGHLRPTKASDPGLVYDASYTDYLTYLCGMGYKSLDPSFKCPKNPPKSNDLNHPSVAISKLNGTVTVKRTVTNVGKGKSTYIALVKPPMGYSVKISPSSLVFKHSGQKKRFSIRVKKEKHISNVTGSNEYEFGWITWLDGVHSVRSPMVVSFA